TAGGGACTTGCGTATTTACGAGGTTACGAAGGAGAGGGTGAGGGTCGAGACCGAGATGATTGCAAAATCTAACAAGCATTTCGGGAATCTGCGCGAGTGGTGGACCCGCTGTGGACCTTTCGATACGGCGCGGTTGCTTCAAAGTCAAGCGTTCGGGACTAAGAGCTGCCTCGAGGCTTTAAAGGCTGGTGGCCGCGACATTCCTCAAGAGACTATCGACATGTTCGCAGCTAGAGAAAAACAGTTTGAAGAGGAAGCTTTGAAGCTTGATCCTGGCGAGATCCCGGAGACTGATTTGGTCCTTTCTCCACTTCGCCTCGACTCTCAGTTCGTCGACATGCGAGCTTTCGTGGGTCTCGACCCGCATGGGTCTAACATACGCTTGATCGATCCAAGGACTGTTGGGGTACTCCAAAGTCCCGCTGATCGTCCTGGAACCTCCGCCGCTCCCTCTCATTCCGTGGGAGATGATTCGTCAAAGACTGGCGCGCCTGCTCTTGACTCGCGAGCCGTTGATGAGGGAGTAAAATCTGTTGGGAACCAGGATGGGAACAATGTTCTTGAGATCTCCGATTCTTCCGTTTCTGATTCGGAGGATGGTCAGGGTCGAGGATCGGACAAAGTCGACGCTGGCGAGGAGGTCGACGGGGCGTAGAGTGGGGAGATAATCGAAGATCAAGCGAACCCCTCCGAGAGTCAGCTTGAGGTTCATGGGGGAGAGGCGATAGCTCATGTTGAGAGCGTCGATGCGGATCAACCAGTGCGTATCACCCTTCCCAAACCACCTCTCGACAGCGATGCCATAGCGCAGGAACAGGCTAGGGACGAGGAATGACTCTGTTGTCCTTCTTACTATGAAAGAACcttgctttttttctttttcttttctttatgtaTTATGACTCGATCCATTGCGGTCTCTCGTTTGTTAAGACTCTGTCTATTTCTTCTCGTTTATGAATTCCACTTTACTTATATTGCTTCCTGGTCATTCGATAACTCTGGGAGTCGTAGTCCGAGAAGGCGTAGGTTTTACGCTGGTTTTTAGGAAACTCAGTAGACGTTTCGACCGTAAGTGATTATAGAGTATGTGATTCATGCCGTATCGAGACAATGATATAGTCGTTTCTCGACGTTGGCTCGTACGGACTGCGAATTCAACAACTCGTGGTCAGGTGTCGTTGGGTCGTTTATCAAGCTTCCTGGTTTCCTCGAGGTCGTATGCCGATTGGATACGAGTGAAAATAGGATAACTTCAGACCgtgaaagatatttttttttaaacgacaaCGGTTCCCAACTCGACTTCAAAGTAATTTCTAAGCGTTCGGTTGGCCAAAACCCTACTTAGTAAATTATGAAATGGTTAGGAGTCATCATTTCGGACGTATCAGTGAATACTGTGATACGACCGGATACCCGCGAGTATGTGTCTGATCAGGAAATACTTGGCTGTGGGGTGCGAGTGCCGGTACGTTTGTCTCGAGGTGCCGGGGCGAATCTCATGTAGGCATCGCATGGATTGCGCAACTTCTCGgggaagtgtttttttttgttacggCTGGACCCTTTAAGGCTGCCAACGTACCTCCTTTGtagaggatcaagccattcgtagttctttgTTTTCCGAGTAAAAGTGTTCTTTGTTCACTTGCCattcgtagtttttttttttatttttagcaaGTGAACGTGACCGTTGGTCGTTCAGTTTTGGAAGAGTCGGAGATGCTTTGAGTTCCAGGCTCGTGGCACCGCTTCGCCGGTTGAAGTTTCGAGGTGGTAGACTCCAGGTTTCACGACCTCGATGATCttgtagggtccttcccagttggctCCGAGTTTTCCGGCTTTCCATTCCCTAGTGTTTTTGAACACCTTCTGGAGGACCAGATTTCCCAATTCGAGGGGGCGGGACTTAACCTTCTTGTTGTAGTAGCTTTCGATCTGGTGCTGATAGTTTTGGATTCGAAGCAATGCTTGGTCGCGTCTTTCTTCTATATCATCCAGTGTGTCGAGGAGCATACCTTGGTTAAGTTCGATGTTCTGCGGCATTTTGGAACGTCGTAAACTCGTCACGTTTACCTCAGCAGGTGCCATTGCTTCGACCCCATGGGCCATCGAGAAGGGGGTGGCTTTCGTTGCTCCGCGAGGTGTTGTTCTATGGGACCAGAGGACCCCATCTAGTTCGTCGGCCCAGCTACCCTTCTTCAAGTCGAGTCGTTTCTTGAGTCCGTCGATGATTGTCTTGTTAGTGGACTCGGCTTGACCGTTGCTCTGCGGGTTTCTCGGTGTGGACATGTTGAGCCGAATTCTCCATCTGTCGCAGAACTCTTTGAAGTTGTGGGAGATAAATTGGGATCCGTTGTCTGTGACTATCTCATATGGGAGCCCGTGCctatagatgatgtttttccagacgAACTTCTGCACCTCCTTGTCGGTAATGCTGGCGTAGGCTTCTGCTTCCACCCATTTAGTGAAGTAATCTGTTAAGACTAGGATGAACCGCTTCTGTCGAGAGCTCCGCATTGGCCCGATGATatccattccccatcgcatgaaGGGGTATGGCGCCGTCAAGGTATGGAGCAATTCAGTCGGGCTGCGTATGGTTGAAGCGTGTCGCTGGCACTTATCGCATTTCTTGACATAGGATTCGCAATCTGCgttcattgttggccaatagaAACCAAGGCTTTTCACTTTTAGTGCGAGAGCTCGTCTTCCTGAATGATTGCCTGCTGCTCCTTCATGTGTTTCGGCCATGACCAGCCTTGTTTCGTCTCCAAAGATACACCTAAGGAGTACTTTAGTTGCAGTCCATCGATGGAGTGTTCCATCCATGACGACGTAATGCGCACTGCGTCTTTTGAGTCGTCTTGCTTCCCATTTCTCTGTAGGTGGTATCCCGTCGGATAGGTAAGCGATGAATTCCTTTCGCCAATCTTCGAGTTTCCCTACCGTTGTGCGAGGTTCCCCTTTGTTGATGTCCATGGCGTCGGTGATAGATGCTGCAATGGCAAGTTGTTCCGTCGGTGGGCTGAAGCTTAGCTTTTCAAGCCTATGTATTGGGATTGTCCTTTTCACCTGATCGTGTAGCTTACTCCCAAGGGCTGGGAGTGCGTCTGCACATACGTTCTCTCCACGAGAGACTTTCGTTAGCTCGAAGAATTCAAAATCTTGTGTAAGATCTTTGACGAGTTTCAAGTAAGCATCCATTCTGTCGTTCCTCACGTCGTAGTCTCCGATAAATTGACTCACCACGAGTTGGGAGTCACAGTATGCATTGACTCGTCTAGCTTTTACTGCTTTTACGAGACGAAGGCCTACGATGAGAGACTCGTATTCGGCTTCGTTGTTGGACGCCGGAAAATCAAAACTGAACGACTGTCGGATTAGTTCGCCTGTCCGACCTCGGGCTTCGACAGAACTGGAGGTGTCGTTAGGtaatgcttgagttgattgaaGGCTTACTCGCATTTTTCGTCCCACACGAATCTCTTATTTCCTCGTAGGAGTTCATAGAACGGGAGGTACTTGTCTGTGGATCTTGAGATGAACCTGTTTAGTGCCGCAATCCTTCCGGTTAAACGTTGAACCTCACGGATGTTCTTCGGGCTAGGGAGATCGAGGATTGCCGttatttgttttgggtttgctTCGATGCCTCGCTGGGTGACAATGTAACCTAGGAACTCTCCAGGCGTGATGCCGAAGGTGCATTTcgccgggttgagcttcatcccgTACTCGTTCAACGTTTTGAAGCAGTCTCGTAAATGGTTGAGATGGACCTTGGAACGAAGTGATTTGACCAGCATATCATCAATGTAAACTTTCATAGTGTTTCCGAGTTTGTCGGCAAACATTCTATTGACCAGACGCTGGAAAGTCGCTCCTGCGTTCTTTAGGCCGAAAGGCATGACCTTGTAGCAATATGTCCCTTAGTCCGTTATAAACACCGTTTTCTCGCGATCGTCCGTATGCATCATGATTTGATTGTACCCGGAAAAAGCGTCCATAAATGTTAGGAGCTCGTTGCCGGCAGTCGACTCCACCAGACGGTCGATATGCGGGAGAGGGTAACTGTCTTTTGGACATGCTTTGTTCAAATCCGTGAAGTCAACACAAATGCGCCatttcccgtttttctttttaacaacGACGTGATTTGCTAGCCACTACGGGTACCGTACTTCGGAAATGAAACCTGCGTCGAGCAACCTGTCAACTCCCTCATTTACGGCTTTGGACCGTTCGGGTCCGAGCTTCCCCTCTTCTGTCAAATAGGCCTAAACGTCGGATCAACGTTTATTTCGTGAGATGTTATTGCGGGGTCTATACCCTTCATATCAGAAGTTACCCATGCAAAGGTTGAGGCATTCTCTTTGAGGAAATAAATGATTAATGACTGCAGATCGTCGGAGAGATAAGCGCCAATGCGCACGACCTTCGATGGGTCAGCTCCATCGATGGGAACCTCGTGGATTTCTTCCTTCTGAGGGTAGATCTTATGTATTGGTTTGGTGACGGCGTTGACGAGAGAAGGTGATTGTTGTAGCTTGATCGCGGCGATAAGTCGCTCTCTCGCGGCCCGTTGGTCCCCGCGGATCATCTGCGTCGTTCCATCTTTCCCAGGGAACTTAACGCATTGGTGGTAGGTGGAGGGAATGGCTTTCATGGAGTGTAACCAAGGCGTTCCGAGGATTGCGTTGTAGGGCGCCCTAGCCCGGATAACAGAGAACTTAACAGTGCGGGTCACATCACCTGCGTAAACTGGGAGACGAATTGTCCCAATCATCTGTTCCGAGGAGCCATTGAATCCCGTGAGAGTGCGTGAGGAGGGCTTCATGTCGCGCAGGACGACTCCCATCTTATCGAGCGTGTCCCGAAAGATAAGGTCGACTGAGCTGCCTGTGTCGACAAGAACCTTCGTGACCTGGCATTCGCCAATTCCGATATCGATTAGGAGTGGGTCGTTATGTGGCATGCTGATGCCGTGAGTGTTGGCCGCCGAGAAAGAGATTTGATAGTCTACTTCGACTTGCGAAGGGCACTTTTGGGCGGTGATGGCTTGCCGCCTGTAATCTTTAACTGCTCTTACCGAATCCCCGCAAGGAGGTGAACCACCCATTATGACGTTGAGGTGCGGGGTGTTCGTAACTTTCATCAATTCCCGTTGCGCTTGTCGTTTCGCTTCGAGGCACGGTCGCAAATCATGTTGCTTGGGCTGACTAAGCTTGGCGCGCAAGTCTTCGGCTTTGGAGTTGATCTGCTCACGTAAATCTGCGGGCTGAGGTTGAAGGTGTAGAGCAGCTGCGGTGCGGGTAGTCTTTCTTGCTTTAGACTCGTCGAGGGACGTCCTGAGGTCTTCCTCGTTCTTTTGTACCATTTCGGCGTCCCGCTTCAGAAATGTGCGTAGGTCCTTGGAATCTGTTTTTCGGCCCAATTTTTCGCGCAAGTCCGTTGGTACTGGCGGAATTTCGTCATCCGAGGAATCAGCCTGTCGGGGGAGTATCACTTCCACCCGTCGCCGGTTCTTAGGTGATTCTTCATCAGTTGATTCGCCTTCGAGGTTGAGATTGTTTACTGTGGCTTTCTCTGGATTAGTTTGCTCTTCTCTCTGAGGGGCTTTTGCTTGAGACTTCtgaatcttcttctctttgtttttgctCCAACTCTTATTGTTTTTCGGCTTCTGCGGAGATTCAATCTTGATTTTCCCGCTTTCGATGGATTTGAGGAAGTGTCCGTATAAGACTTTGCAATCCTTCGTATCATGTGATTTGACCTCATGATAGGAACACCATTTACTCGGCTCGACGGCGTTCGAGTTTGCTGGTTCGGGGGAGCTAGACTTTGGCTGGCTGGTATCTCGATCCCAATGATTCCATCCCTTCTCTCGCGCCATTGCGGCGGAACCCGATGGTTCTCCGTCGTCTATAGCATTCATGTAGCCCTTCTTCTGGTTAGGCTTGCCACTTGTGGAAAGTTGGCGCGGTTCTTGACGAGCGTCGTTCGTCCGGGCGGGAGTCTGTTTTCCTGCAGCTTCTTTGGCCGCCTTGGCCCTAGTATCCTCCTCCATTCGAATGAAGTTATTGGATCGAGCGATGGCATCTGGTACTGATCTCGTCGGGTGTCGGTAAAGAACAGCCCGAAATGGTGACTTAATGTGGAGGGTGTTCATCAACGTCTCCACGGCTATATGATCTGGTACGTCGACTTTCGAGAAAATGGATTTGAACTTCTCCATAAAATCTCTCAAGCTCTGCCCGTTTGCGTGGTTGAGATTCCAAAGATCCGTGGTGGTGGCTTCTTGTCGAGTGAACATGATGTAATTTTTGAGGAAAGCCGCCGAGAGGTCGTGAAAACTATCAACGGAGTTCTCCTGAAGACCGGTGAACCAGTTAAGAGCGATACCTTCAAGGGTTTCAACGAAAAGTTGACAAAAGCCGACGTCTTTTTCCTCATCAGAGAGGTTCGCGCGTCGCATCGCGATATTGAAGGATGTGACGTGAGCAGAAGGGTCGGATACACCGTCGAAGGTTGGAAGACGGAGCTTTTCCATCTTTCGGAGGTGGACCTTCGTTATCTTTTCGGTGAACGGTGTCCGGAGAGATTCTGCTAGGACTCGCTTGATCTGAGGGGCGGACGTGGTGACATGATGAATCTTGGAGTTTATATCCAGCACCGACTGTTTCAGCACGGCGAGCTCGTTTATCGTCTGCACATCAAGACCAACCGGAGTTTGGGCCACGTCATCATCGGCGACATCTTGGTTGGCAGTCTGCGTTGGTGCTGCACCAGTCACTCTCTCTGTATTAAACAAATGTCTTCGGTACTGCACCGTCGAAGCTTCCACGTTCGCAGCGAGGGGGGCTAGGATCTTTGCGAACGCTGCGATTTGGTCGGTCGCCGCTTTCTGGGCTGCATCTTGCTGCGCAAGGCGCGCCATGATAGTTTCTATTGAAGCGGGTTGGAGTGGTGTCGGAGTCACGGGGAAAGACGCCGGTGTTACTTCAGCGGCTTCACGATCTTCTCCAGAGGAAGAGCCGTCGTTACTCGTCGCCATCTTGTCGACATTACTTTGCTAaaggccccacggtgggcgccaactgtttgatcagGAAACGGTACGGAACGAGAGAACGTTCAGTTTTTAGATGTGGGCAaagcaaagacgtcttattaatggtcAGAAGAGCGTTTTGTTGGTTACAAGGATAGGAGATGCGTAAAAGAAGGGTACCGGAGCCTAGAATGCTTTGCCGGAGAGATACAACAAGGCGAGATAACAaaggtaaaaccctaatctagccgcccaATGAGTAtcagtgatttcggatcctTTTCTCGTTGCGTCTCCTTCTCTTTATATAGTTGACCTCGTGCTCTCCCATGACCTAGTTTGCATCGTCTTCGTGGGCTTCTAACTCGCTGGACCGAGAAGCCGATGCTGTCTCGAGAGGCCGTTAAGTCGGGGACGCTTAGCCGGGAAGTCGACCGAAAGCTTTCCCACGTTACGCCGAGAGACGCGCGTTTCGAGCCATCATGCCGAGCCACCGTTTCGTCCTGAGTGGGCTGGGCCATCTGTTCTTCGGGCCTTGAGGGATGTCGAATTCACCCTCTAGAATGATTGACCAGAAGGCcgagaaaacaaaagaagaaatagtatactctctctcttttattttaaGTGTCATTTTGGGTCTTtgcacacaaattaagaaaacaattaattttgtatattttctatataaaaacacaattacttatacacctaaccatatttcaactaataggaaaataaattactaaataaaattaaaatattttccattgaaaataaaaaacgatacttattttgtaacgaaataAATTCTCTACAACCACATTTGatatgaaacggatggagtattgtTTAATTTTGAGTCTAGTTAATGAGGAGCGATTTAAGGTCTAATATGATATTTAATGAGCTTAGAAAAGGGTGAAAGTAGGAGTGAACACAATTACTCGTTACTTGTGTTTGTCTCGTATTCACTAGTACTACTTGATCGGTACTTGAACTGTTAAGTTGAGTACTTGGTCTGATCAACTCTAATATCAGGTAATCTATTTAAATTACTTGCAAGTAcaagataaatataaaaataaaattaactattTGGTGTTGCTCGGCTTATTACTCgttttttattaatgaaaaaataaacaattttctaaatcataataaaataatttgtttatatatttatttttatatgtgaaTCAAACAtaagtgatatatatataaccctCTTAGAGTTTTCcttcttatatataatatttcccaaattaactaaaacatagaaaaaataatgaactattcattatatataataaagttaTTTAGCTTTAAATTATAATGTATGctcaactaatttataaatattatcaaataaattgaaaataatttataagtaaCAGATAATAAAATAAGACAAATAATTTCCAAGTCTGTCATTTTTAGTAAGTACTTAGAAACTGCAAATACttgtttttaacaaacaaaatataagtaaaaaaatttactaCCCGTACAAGCTAAGTCGAGTACCAAGTATATCGAAAATACCAAATATTCGTCTTGCGTTCACTCAAATTTAATCATGTTTTTGATAAGATCTcattgtttttttggttgagtCTGGGATGAAGTGAAAGTTTTGGTCGGTCCAAAAGTTAGGTTTCTGACTTTATGGTCTCTACTACCATTCCTGCGTCTATCGTCCCACCGAATGTTGCCATCtccaaacaataatatatatatatacgagaCTACGACGTAGTATTTTCCTTACATACGACACATTTCTAAACTGCCAGTACCATGACAGTCCTGAAATATCAGAGGTCTTattcaattatttataaaaaattttatcaattttctaacaccaaaatcttattttttattcttaacaaataaaattaatgaaCCTGATGATATACATCGGGATTAGAAAGGTGCTAATTAAGCACTCCGGATTCAAAACTTACCAACTCAGATTTATTCGCTTGTGTTGCGGGTCAATATAAATACCTAATTCACAGTACGAACAACCGAACCTGTCTGGCGCCAGTGGACAAGCTCTATGGGACTAATCGGTTGGGCTTCGATCCACCGGATCtcccaaatttaaagaaaacataaattttatttcagtTTTGGTATTAAATGTATTCATACGTAGATTATAATAgcataaaatttaattagtaactgaattttctttttattttatttgaatttaaattcttatacataattatatatattattgtttttacaaaaattagagGTCCCCACAAAGTGAAGGTCCCATTGAACTGTTTCAAATAATTGTTCAAAGTTCCAAAATACATTCCTATTTCTAACTGCAAATGTTACTATAGAAAACATCCACTTCAGCTCACTATATTTTCGCTtctaaatatatacatacatatattagAATTTTTTCTGCGTCATATgcagaaataattattttaaatataatattattttattttaaaatatatttgtgttttacattttaacataattatttttatattctagTTTCACCggtttgaaaaaataatttataaacttaattatatgtattcttgttttttttatttgaaattaagGTATACGATATATTTAGATAAAtagttattaaataaaatataaataatatttttattatcttatataatgTACTTTTAATTCAATTGTagcttaattaaaattaaatttcactagtaaaatattatattataataacttttagatttttgtatgttttagttaaaatacattaaactagtaaaaattaaaattaatttgttaattaatctattgaaaaaattaatttaaataaaaatgtaatcatTAAgtcttaacaaaaaatatatttgattagtattgttttatttttgtatttgttaaCGCACATCTACAATTAACTTTAatgatatacatatatttttataacatatgATTTATACGTTTGTGATGTAGaaattttctatatttgtatttatttagtttaattcattattaatgtgatatatatatatgatgtagAATTTTTTATACttgtaattatattttggttacttttttattaatgtgatatatgagttattaggtattatcatattttaaaaatcttgcaAGAAAATGTATTGTATAAAGAAAAGTTACTTTAATGGAGATATATGAGTCATTACTAtcatactattatttgagaacaCGCTCaagtaaaaactttataatttgattggctTACTATTTCACAATGGTGACATGGCTTTTTGATTGGCTCAGTGTTAAACCGTTTTTAATTTTGCGTGATTACCTTCCCTAAACCGTTTTCAATTACCGCTTTAAATCAATCTCGGTTTCTATTTAATATATTCTCTGGTTATGTTATGCTAATCAAACCTCTCTCTGTTAGTATCCTCTAATATCGATTAGGTATCTAACTATTGAATTGTTTCgaatcatatattttaaaccTTATTGTACATACAAAAATAGTTGGTTACACAACACTACATACTATGTGAATCCATTGTGAAACATATATGTTTATGTTAAATTTGAACATGTAAACGGGTTTATGATTTTTAACAGTTTACATTTTATGTTGTTTAGGgtgtagggtttagagtttggggtTTCGTGTTCCATATTGTTAGGTTTTAATATTTAGTGTATATGTATAGGATATGATGTTCCATGCGAGCCCTATATTATGTCGTCTATAAATTTTTTGGTTGACTGATAacacatataattttaaattctgTTTTGATATTGTATCCAAACATCAGTCGATCAAATCTTTTAAAGAAGAAAGTTCGGCACATACGGAATGCTATACACGAATATTCCTATAATGTATTTGAAATtcgttaaattaatttaaaattattaattgattCTTCTCGAGGAAGTTTCACCTTCTTAATCTTTCCTATATAATGAATCGGTGTTCCTTCCTAATAGAGTGCATTTTTTTGTGACAATTAATCAAGATCCTTTTATAATTGCTCTCTGTATTTTATTGCTCTTCATTCTTGTACTAATCATTCATATCTAATGCAAATGAATAATTTTGATCGTCTACGTTGAATACAAAACAAGTGAGAAGGTAATGGATAATAAAGTGAGTTATTTGGTATgcatatgtttaatatttatatgtttgatcTATACTGAATGACAAACATATCAAATAATGCAGTGAGTACTCTTGTCGTTTACTATATTGACCATTAATATTGATCTAATTCCCTCGATTATTATGTATTCTATCATTCTTGCAATAATCATTCCTTTCTAAAACAGATTAATCTTGATTACTCTGGATACGAAATGATTGAAAAGGCAATGGATAATGAAGTTAATACTATGCtttctaatttatttatgttaCTATTTGATCTAATTCCCTCGATTATTGTTCATTCTATAATTCATGCACTAAGCATTCCTTGCTTACACAGATTAATCTTGATCACGATGGATACGAAACGAATGAGAAGGAATGGATAATGAAATTAGTACTCTGCCCTTCTAATTTATTTTCGTTAATTATTTGTTCTAAATCCCTCAATTATTGTGTATTCTATCATTCATGGATTACTCATTCATTGCTAACAGAGATTAAGCTTGATTACGATGAATACGAAACGAGTGAGAAAGCCATGGATAATGAAGTTAGTTCTCTGACTTTCTAATTTATTTCTGTTAATATTATATCGATCACATCATTCTATCGATTGtcatattatacatatttaaattaacatattttattatccACAGATTTGTATAATAATAATTGTAGATTAATGATTTTTTGATCTAATGCAGAAGAATGTAAAACATTATGAAGAGAAAGCAAATATTGAGCTAACTGATCCTCAAACTATTTTTTGCCAAAAAGAGTAAAAAGGAAATGATTCAGCATGTGAGCAAAAAAAGATCcatatgttttcaaaattaatggAGAAACATACAATGTCTTTTCTGAAAACTTATCCAAAGATTGCCAGCGTATAAAATTCTTGCATCTCTACAAATTGTCTACTAGGATTTCATATGTTACAACTTatgattttcatgtattttccAGTAGTATTTTTCcagttcttatttttatttatcataaaaaGTTACTTGTCGAAGATGGTGTGTATTTGGACTACCTTTACTAATAAATTGTTCGTACAAGAGCATCCATTTGTAATCTCCATTGATCGTTTATATTATTCGTATAAAAATCTTCATTGATCCTTTATACAACACAACACAACCAGTATATTCCGTTTAAGGGTTAGTTCAATGTCAGGtataatagtaattttatattttgcttCAGTTCGCCACTTAGTTTGATACTATTTTCACATTTACAACCTATGACACAATATTATCACACacaaaaatactattaaaattgcTAACCATACTATAAAACTTGCCTTCCATATCTTATCAGGAAGGGTTTCATATGGATGATAAAAGAGAATACACAGGGAGGGTCTTGGATGTGGAAGAAGATTCTAAAATATAGAGAGACTGCCAAGAAGTTATACAGGGTGGAGTTGAATAATGGAAGAAGAGCTTCTTTTTGGTTTGAAACTTGGTCCTCTCTCGGCTGCATTTGGGATCTTTTAAATGGAAGGGAGCAGTTTGATTTTGGCATTCCCTTAAATTCGACTATGGAAGAATGCAGGAGGCATCGTAGAAGGAACCATCGAGTTGTTCTGTTGAATAGAATAGAGGATGAGATTGAGAAGTATAAAGAAACTTGGGGTTTAGAAGAAGATATTTCATTATGGATGGATGGTAAAGGGAAATTTAAACGAGTTTTTTCATCAAGGGAGACTTGGGAGATTATTAGAGAGAGGCATGCTCCCTGTAGTTGGAGTACAGTGGTGTGGTTCAAGCATGCCACAcctaaattttctttcatcttatgGATGGCAATGCATGACAGGCTTTCAACGGGGGATCACATGAGGTTTTGGAATGAGAATGTGGATACTTCTTGCGTTCTATGTCAGGATCCGATTGAAACAAAGGAGCACTTATTCTTTGAATGTTCTTTCTCCACTCTGATATGGCAGAAGCTGATGGAGAGACTTTTGGGTAATGAGTTTACAGTGAAATGGGAGGAGCTGATTGTGCTCTGTACAAGGGCAGTGAGGACGGAAATACAGAGATTTATAGTCAAGTATGCTTTGCAACTAACTGCATATAGCATATGGAGGGAAAGAAACAAAATGAGGCATGGAGAAACTGCTCTATCTCATGATTTGTTGACTACGATGATAGAGAAGGATATGAGGAATAGGCTTTATACAATACAAAGGCAAGGTGATTCAGATTTGGAGGGGGGATTGAGATATTGGTTCAGTACAAGATAGAAGAAATTGGAGAAGAAGACAAATTTTCTTTGCTTTCTAGTACTTTTCTCTTTACACATTCataaaacattttgttttttttttttttttttttttcatcaaatacagactcatactgactctgtgaaccactcCGGTAGAttttgatccat
The window above is part of the Brassica napus cultivar Da-Ae chromosome C8, Da-Ae, whole genome shotgun sequence genome. Proteins encoded here:
- the LOC125591796 gene encoding uncharacterized protein LOC125591796; the encoded protein is MEECRRHRRRNHRVVLLNRIEDEIEKYKETWGLEEDISLWMDGKGKFKRVFSSRETWEIIRERHAPCSWSTVVWFKHATPKFSFILWMAMHDRLSTGDHMRFWNENVDTSCVLCQDPIETKEHLFFECSFSTLIWQKLMERLLGNEFTVKWEELIVLCTRAVRTEIQRFIVKYALQLTAYSIWRERNKMRHGETALSHDLLTTMIEKDMRNRLYTIQRQGDSDLEGGLRYWFSTR